From Streptomyces durmitorensis, a single genomic window includes:
- a CDS encoding ABC transporter permease encodes MTDLALGGKAADRERILRHLQSYGVYLGVAVLLLLNIAVTPHFLSAENFRTQAVQVAPVLIVALGMALAIGSEGVDLSVGSVMALSTSLLSLYLGYGTWIALIVAIIGGAAIGLANGSLIAFIGIQPIVATLALMVAGRGLALVLLPQLKDVRDPTMASLGSGDVLGIPYLALIAAALALLVAFVVRRTTFGRQLLAIGDSRPAARLAGLPVRRVLILVYVCSGALAAIAGVLATARLTASDPTSLGNLMELSAITAVVVGGTPLSGGRVRIGGTVAGAVLIQLLTATLIKHDLPPSWTQIAQAIVIILAVYAARERGKR; translated from the coding sequence ATGACTGACCTCGCCCTGGGAGGCAAAGCAGCCGACCGCGAGCGCATCCTCCGCCACCTCCAGTCCTACGGCGTCTACCTGGGCGTAGCCGTCCTCCTGCTCCTCAACATCGCCGTGACCCCCCACTTCCTCTCGGCCGAGAACTTCCGCACCCAAGCGGTCCAAGTGGCCCCCGTCCTCATCGTCGCCCTGGGCATGGCGCTGGCCATCGGCAGCGAAGGCGTGGACCTCTCCGTCGGCTCGGTCATGGCGCTCTCCACGTCCCTCCTCTCCCTCTACCTCGGCTACGGCACCTGGATCGCGCTCATCGTCGCGATCATCGGCGGCGCGGCCATCGGCCTCGCGAACGGCTCCCTCATCGCGTTCATCGGCATCCAACCCATCGTCGCCACCCTGGCGTTGATGGTCGCGGGCCGCGGCCTCGCCCTCGTGCTGCTCCCCCAGCTCAAGGACGTACGCGACCCGACCATGGCGTCCCTCGGCTCCGGCGATGTCCTCGGCATCCCCTACCTCGCCCTGATAGCCGCCGCACTCGCACTCCTCGTCGCCTTCGTCGTCCGCCGCACCACCTTCGGCCGCCAGCTCCTCGCCATCGGCGACAGCCGCCCGGCCGCCCGCCTCGCGGGACTCCCCGTACGACGCGTCCTGATCCTGGTCTACGTCTGCTCGGGCGCCCTCGCCGCCATCGCGGGCGTCCTGGCGACGGCCCGCCTCACCGCAAGCGACCCGACCTCACTCGGCAACCTGATGGAACTGTCCGCGATCACCGCGGTCGTGGTCGGCGGCACACCGCTCAGCGGCGGACGCGTACGGATCGGCGGGACCGTGGCGGGCGCCGTGCTGATCCAGCTGCTCACCGCCACGCTCATCAAGCACGATCTGCCGCCCTCCTGGACACAGATCGCCCAGGCCATAGTGATCATTCTGGCCGTGTACGCGGCACGTGAGAGGGGCAAGCGGTGA
- a CDS encoding sugar ABC transporter ATP-binding protein has product MPDVLSVASLTKTFPGVRALDAVDFTARSGEVHALIGENGAGKSTLIKVLTGVYAPDTGNLTFNNRQVAFATPLEAQHAGISTIYQEVNLVPLMSVARNLFLGREPRGRLGLIDFRRMHREANEALRRLGITVDVRRPLRELGVGTQQMVALARAVSVDAQVVIMDEPTSSLEPREVQTLFGVIRMLRDRGIAVIYVSHRLEELYEVCDTVTVLRDGKLVHTGPIAKLDRLHLVSLMLGREVGEVREEGATKFSGDHAPDTRPILQADNLTMRHHLHDVSVEIRPGEVVGLGGLLGSGRSETAKAIAGALAPDSGRVAIAGETIRTGSPPAAIRAGISLLPEDRKAEGIVPGLSVRENIALAALPRLSRFGLVDESAIDAIVDTFMKRLRIKASGPHQKVGELSGGNQQKVLLARWLAMNPKVLLLDEPTRGIDIGAKAEVQKLIDELANDGLAVLLISSDMEELIEGSDRVIVLKDGTVIEELTGPQVTEDALMRAIATTGSPSD; this is encoded by the coding sequence ATGCCTGACGTCCTCTCAGTAGCCAGTCTCACCAAGACATTTCCCGGCGTACGAGCCCTGGACGCGGTCGACTTCACCGCTCGCTCCGGTGAGGTCCACGCCCTGATCGGCGAGAACGGCGCGGGCAAGTCGACCCTGATCAAAGTACTCACAGGCGTCTACGCACCGGACACAGGCAACCTGACCTTCAACAACCGCCAAGTCGCCTTCGCCACACCCCTGGAGGCCCAGCACGCGGGCATCTCCACCATCTACCAGGAGGTCAACCTCGTCCCCCTGATGAGCGTGGCCCGCAACCTCTTCCTCGGCCGCGAGCCACGCGGCCGTCTGGGCCTCATCGACTTCCGCCGCATGCACCGCGAGGCCAACGAGGCCCTGCGACGCCTCGGCATCACCGTCGACGTACGCCGCCCCCTGCGCGAACTCGGCGTAGGAACCCAGCAGATGGTGGCCCTGGCACGCGCCGTCTCGGTCGACGCGCAGGTCGTCATCATGGACGAGCCGACGTCGTCCCTCGAACCCCGCGAGGTCCAGACCCTGTTCGGCGTCATCCGCATGCTGCGGGACCGCGGCATCGCGGTGATCTACGTCAGCCACCGCCTGGAAGAGCTGTACGAGGTGTGCGACACGGTCACGGTTCTCCGCGACGGCAAGCTGGTGCACACAGGCCCGATCGCGAAGCTCGACCGACTCCACCTCGTCTCCCTCATGCTGGGCCGCGAGGTCGGAGAGGTCCGCGAAGAGGGCGCGACCAAGTTCTCCGGAGACCACGCCCCGGACACCCGGCCCATCCTCCAGGCAGACAACCTCACCATGCGCCACCACCTCCACGACGTCTCGGTGGAGATCCGCCCCGGCGAAGTGGTGGGCCTGGGCGGCCTGCTGGGCTCGGGCCGCAGCGAAACGGCGAAAGCCATCGCGGGCGCACTGGCCCCCGACTCCGGACGGGTGGCGATAGCAGGCGAAACGATCCGCACCGGCTCACCCCCGGCGGCCATCCGCGCCGGGATCAGCCTCCTCCCCGAGGACCGCAAGGCCGAGGGCATAGTCCCCGGCCTCTCGGTCCGCGAGAACATCGCGCTGGCCGCACTCCCCCGCCTCTCCCGCTTCGGCCTGGTGGACGAGTCGGCGATCGACGCCATCGTGGACACCTTCATGAAGCGCCTGCGCATCAAGGCGTCGGGCCCTCACCAAAAGGTGGGCGAACTGTCGGGCGGCAACCAGCAGAAGGTCCTCCTGGCCCGCTGGCTGGCCATGAACCCCAAGGTGCTCCTCCTCGACGAGCCGACCCGAGGCATAGACATCGGAGCGAAGGCCGAAGTCCAAAAGCTGATCGACGAGTTGGCCAACGACGGCCTGGCGGTGCTCCTCATCTCCTCCGACATGGAGGAACTCATAGAGGGCTCCGACCGGGTCATCGTCCTCAAGGACGGCACGGTGATCGAAGAACTGACGGGCCCCCAGGTCACGGAGGACGCCCTCATGCGAGCGATAGCAACAACGGGGAGCCCCAGTGACTAG
- a CDS encoding ABC transporter permease, which yields MKTSGDEPTGPTRSERISALAQQHGALVTLVVAVIAASLSFDTFMTADNLENMAVSSAFLAVVALGMTFVIITGGIDLSVGSLFALGGVLAAWGSQYGTAVALLLPLAVCGLIGLVNGLLIARSRLAPFIVTLAAMLGARGILLSITDEGSKTYLVDKDSFFATLGQGKVLGIGAPVWITLALFVAGAVVLRRSRFGQYVYAVGGNEDAAALMGAPVARTKVTVYTLSGLCAGLAGALNAAWLVSGVTILGSGMELEAISAVVIGGTLLTGGFGFISGSLVGVLLLKVIQNVINQIGSLDSAYQQVVSGAFLALVVIAQTWLGRRRRVL from the coding sequence ATGAAGACGAGCGGCGACGAACCGACAGGCCCGACCCGCTCCGAGCGCATCAGCGCACTCGCACAGCAGCACGGCGCCCTGGTCACCCTGGTGGTCGCCGTCATCGCTGCGTCGCTCAGCTTCGACACGTTCATGACCGCGGACAACCTGGAGAACATGGCGGTCTCCTCCGCGTTCCTCGCGGTCGTCGCGCTCGGCATGACGTTCGTGATCATCACCGGCGGGATCGACCTCTCCGTGGGCTCGCTCTTCGCGCTCGGCGGGGTACTCGCGGCCTGGGGCTCGCAGTACGGAACGGCGGTGGCGCTCCTCCTGCCCCTGGCCGTCTGCGGACTCATCGGCCTCGTCAACGGCCTCCTCATCGCCCGCTCCCGCCTGGCCCCCTTCATCGTGACGCTGGCCGCGATGCTGGGCGCACGCGGCATCCTCCTGTCCATCACCGACGAGGGCTCCAAGACCTACCTGGTCGACAAGGACTCCTTCTTCGCGACGCTCGGCCAGGGAAAGGTCCTGGGCATCGGAGCCCCGGTCTGGATCACCCTCGCCCTCTTCGTCGCGGGCGCCGTGGTCCTGCGCCGCAGCCGCTTCGGCCAGTACGTGTACGCGGTCGGCGGCAATGAGGACGCGGCGGCCCTCATGGGAGCCCCCGTGGCGCGCACCAAGGTCACCGTCTACACCCTCTCCGGCCTCTGCGCGGGCCTCGCGGGCGCGCTCAACGCGGCCTGGCTCGTCTCGGGCGTCACCATCCTCGGCTCGGGCATGGAACTGGAGGCGATCTCCGCGGTCGTCATCGGGGGCACCCTGCTGACCGGCGGATTCGGCTTCATCAGCGGTTCACTCGTCGGCGTACTGCTCCTGAAGGTCATCCAGAACGTCATCAACCAGATCGGCTCGCTCGACTCCGCCTACCAACAGGTGGTCAGCGGCGCCTTCTTGGCGCTCGTCGTGATCGCCCAGACGTGGCTGGGCCGCAGACGCCGAGTCCTGTAG
- a CDS encoding acetylxylan esterase, giving the protein MPHFDMPLDELRRYRPDVAEPEDFDAFWEKTLSAAREHDLDARFVPFDAHLSTVDVFDVTFAGFGGHPVKGWLILPAGTTEPLPAVVQYIGYGGGRGLPHEHLLWSAAGFAHFVMDTRGQGSGGSAGDTPDPVGSGPAYPGYMTRGIEDPHEYYYRRVFTDGVRAVEAARAHPLVDSSRVAAVGGSQGGGITLAVGGLVHDLAAIAPDVPFLCDFPRATTLTDRPPYREIALYMKAKRGSEERVFRTLAYFDGVHFAARGTAPALFSAALEDMTCPPSTVFAALNSYAGSERSMEVYSFNDHEGGGPYQQSVQLQWIPQHLKG; this is encoded by the coding sequence GTGCCCCATTTCGACATGCCGCTCGACGAACTGCGCCGCTACCGGCCCGACGTGGCCGAGCCCGAGGATTTCGACGCCTTCTGGGAGAAGACCCTTTCGGCCGCACGTGAGCACGATCTGGACGCCCGCTTCGTTCCCTTCGACGCGCACCTGAGCACGGTCGACGTCTTCGACGTGACGTTCGCGGGGTTCGGCGGACACCCGGTCAAAGGTTGGCTGATATTGCCCGCGGGGACGACCGAGCCGCTGCCCGCCGTCGTCCAGTACATCGGATACGGCGGCGGCCGCGGACTGCCGCACGAGCACCTGCTCTGGTCGGCGGCGGGCTTCGCGCACTTCGTGATGGACACCCGGGGGCAGGGCAGCGGCGGTTCGGCGGGCGACACCCCCGACCCGGTCGGCAGCGGGCCCGCCTACCCCGGCTACATGACGCGCGGCATCGAGGACCCGCACGAGTACTACTACCGGCGCGTCTTCACCGACGGCGTACGCGCCGTGGAGGCGGCCCGCGCGCATCCGCTTGTGGACTCCTCGCGCGTCGCCGCGGTCGGCGGCAGCCAGGGAGGCGGGATCACGCTCGCCGTCGGCGGACTCGTCCACGACCTGGCGGCGATCGCGCCCGATGTGCCGTTCCTGTGCGACTTCCCGCGCGCCACGACGCTCACCGACCGGCCGCCGTACCGGGAGATCGCCCTCTACATGAAGGCGAAGCGCGGCTCCGAGGAGCGCGTCTTCCGTACGCTCGCCTACTTCGACGGCGTGCACTTCGCGGCGCGCGGCACGGCGCCCGCGCTCTTCTCGGCGGCTCTCGAGGACATGACGTGCCCGCCGTCCACCGTGTTCGCGGCCCTCAATTCCTATGCGGGGTCGGAGCGTTCGATGGAGGTGTACTCCTTCAACGATCACGAGGGCGGTGGCCCCTACCAGCAAAGTGTCCAACTCCAGTGGATCCCGCAGCACTTGAAGGGCTGA
- a CDS encoding IucA/IucC family C-terminal-domain containing protein — protein MKAPLDLTALGSVGGFFALRAGAPPSGVQVASLARVYAGDDGPLAFRVDKVAARLGAPDTRVAVSVAQLGLAARLWSVTLGSAALHGEVPDLDPELLHWDADGTSPDDLWLRELTTRPADAASIRDVVQHGHLAPLADALRARYRISAALLWGNAGSALAGAARELDTWARRNGRTDVGERARALAAELFDHPDLRSTGTLRGTAFRRRSCCLYYRCPDGGVCGDCCFDRPPQRSVRGSSPPGASG, from the coding sequence GTGAAAGCCCCTCTCGACCTGACAGCACTCGGTTCCGTCGGCGGATTCTTCGCCCTGCGCGCGGGGGCGCCGCCGAGCGGTGTCCAAGTGGCGTCCCTGGCGCGGGTGTACGCCGGGGACGACGGCCCCCTCGCGTTCCGCGTCGACAAGGTCGCCGCCCGGCTCGGGGCGCCCGACACGCGCGTCGCCGTGTCCGTGGCGCAGCTCGGGCTCGCGGCGCGGCTGTGGTCCGTGACGCTCGGCTCGGCCGCTCTGCACGGCGAAGTGCCGGACCTCGACCCGGAGCTGCTGCACTGGGACGCGGACGGCACCTCGCCCGACGACCTGTGGCTGAGGGAGCTGACGACGCGGCCCGCCGACGCCGCGAGCATCCGGGACGTCGTACAGCACGGTCATCTGGCGCCCCTGGCCGACGCCTTGCGCGCGCGGTACCGGATCTCCGCAGCGCTGCTGTGGGGCAACGCGGGCTCCGCGCTCGCCGGAGCTGCCCGCGAACTGGACACCTGGGCGCGGCGCAACGGACGTACCGACGTGGGAGAGCGCGCAAGGGCCCTCGCCGCCGAACTCTTCGACCACCCCGACCTGCGCTCCACCGGAACCCTGCGCGGCACCGCGTTCCGGCGCCGCAGCTGCTGCCTCTACTACCGCTGTCCGGACGGAGGCGTGTGCGGGGACTGCTGCTTCGACCGGCCGCCCCAGAGGTCGGTGCGGGGCTCTTCCCCACCGGGCGCTTCTGGGTGA
- the glgC gene encoding glucose-1-phosphate adenylyltransferase produces MRGGPSVLGIVLAGGEGKRLMPLTADRAKPAVTFGGTYRLVDFVLSNLVNGDILRICVLTQYKSHSLDRHVTTTWRMSSLLGNYVTPVPAQQRLGPRWYLGSADAILQSLNLVHDEQPDYIAVFGADHVYRMDPRQMLNQHFESGAGVTVAGIKVPRADAASFGIITPARDGTRVDRFLEKPTDPPGLPGSPHEVFASMGNYVFTTKTLVDAIQQDAEDDNSVHDMGGSILPMLTERGLAQLYDFDDNHVPGETARDHGYWRDVGSLDAYYEAHMDLISDQPVFNLDNRRWPIYTHPGGLPPAKFCAAGIASESIVSPGCVIRGQVTRSVLSPGVTIEDGAVVQGSVLHDNVRVGRGAVVRGAVLDKNVDVPPGATIGVNPERDEELYTVSKGGVIALGKGQAVPM; encoded by the coding sequence ATGCGCGGTGGACCTTCGGTGCTCGGAATCGTCCTGGCGGGCGGTGAGGGGAAGCGCCTGATGCCCCTCACGGCCGACCGGGCCAAACCAGCGGTCACGTTCGGCGGCACGTACCGCCTCGTCGACTTCGTGCTCTCCAACCTCGTCAACGGCGACATCCTGCGGATCTGCGTACTGACCCAGTACAAGTCGCACTCCCTCGACCGGCACGTCACCACCACCTGGCGCATGTCCAGCCTCCTCGGCAACTACGTCACGCCGGTCCCGGCACAGCAACGCCTGGGCCCGCGCTGGTACTTGGGCAGCGCCGACGCGATCCTGCAGTCCCTCAACCTCGTCCACGACGAACAGCCCGACTACATCGCGGTGTTCGGCGCCGACCACGTCTACCGCATGGATCCCCGGCAGATGCTCAACCAGCACTTCGAGAGCGGCGCCGGGGTCACGGTCGCGGGGATCAAGGTGCCGCGCGCGGACGCGGCGTCCTTCGGCATCATCACACCCGCGCGGGACGGCACACGTGTCGACCGCTTCCTGGAGAAGCCCACCGATCCGCCGGGCCTGCCCGGATCGCCGCACGAGGTGTTCGCCTCCATGGGCAACTACGTCTTCACGACGAAGACCCTCGTCGACGCGATCCAGCAGGACGCCGAGGACGACAACTCCGTGCACGACATGGGTGGTTCGATCCTGCCCATGCTCACCGAGCGGGGCCTGGCCCAGCTGTACGACTTCGACGACAACCACGTGCCGGGGGAGACCGCGCGCGACCACGGCTACTGGCGTGACGTCGGCTCGCTCGACGCGTACTACGAAGCGCACATGGACCTGATCTCCGATCAGCCGGTCTTCAACCTGGACAACCGGCGCTGGCCCATCTACACCCACCCGGGCGGCCTGCCGCCCGCCAAGTTCTGCGCGGCCGGCATCGCCAGCGAGTCCATCGTCAGCCCGGGATGTGTCATCCGGGGACAGGTCACGCGCTCCGTGCTGTCTCCCGGTGTGACGATCGAGGACGGGGCGGTCGTGCAGGGCTCGGTGCTGCACGACAACGTACGCGTGGGCAGGGGCGCGGTGGTGCGGGGCGCCGTGCTCGACAAGAACGTGGACGTCCCGCCCGGGGCGACGATCGGGGTCAACCCTGAGCGGGACGAAGAGCTCTACACGGTGTCGAAGGGCGGCGTGATCGCGCTGGGGAAGGGGCAGGCCGTTCCGATGTAG
- a CDS encoding transglycosylase family protein translates to MAVRGRHRRYQPNRINRASLTVTAGGAGMALPLIGTGTAEAADVDTWNKVAACESTNNWSINTGNGYYGGLQFKQSTWEAYGGTAYAPRADRATKDQQIAVAEKVLDAQGPQAWPVCSERAGLTRGGDAPDVTPMSAPKKAAKAPQRDVKDVKPEVTPQSTAGRGQMYTVVRGDTLSGIADERRVSGGWQKLYEANRKAIGGDPDLITPGQRLALQASQKKAGKPQAAPEPRTEPKQRAEPKQQPKQQAKPKPQQKAEPKKAKPAQAAQGFSAPVAASPSTPYRAAGGSWSKGYHTGVDFPVATGTSVKAVAAGTVVSAGWGGSYGYEVVIRHADGKYSQYGHLSALTVKTGQKVGAGQRIARSGSTGNSTGPHLHFEVRTGPGFGSDVDPLAYLRAGGVRI, encoded by the coding sequence ATGGCCGTACGCGGTCGGCACCGCCGGTATCAGCCGAACCGGATCAACCGTGCGTCGCTGACCGTCACGGCGGGTGGCGCGGGGATGGCGCTGCCACTGATCGGCACCGGCACGGCAGAGGCGGCCGACGTCGACACCTGGAACAAGGTGGCGGCCTGCGAGTCGACCAACAACTGGAGCATCAACACCGGCAACGGTTACTACGGCGGCCTCCAGTTCAAGCAGTCCACCTGGGAGGCGTACGGCGGCACCGCCTACGCCCCGCGCGCCGACCGCGCCACCAAGGACCAGCAGATAGCCGTCGCCGAGAAGGTCCTCGACGCACAGGGCCCGCAGGCCTGGCCGGTCTGCTCGGAGCGGGCGGGCCTGACGCGGGGCGGTGACGCGCCCGACGTCACGCCGATGAGCGCGCCCAAGAAGGCGGCGAAGGCCCCCCAGCGCGACGTCAAGGACGTCAAGCCGGAAGTGACCCCGCAGTCCACCGCGGGCCGCGGCCAGATGTACACGGTCGTCCGCGGTGACACGCTCTCCGGGATCGCCGATGAGCGCCGGGTCAGCGGCGGCTGGCAGAAGCTGTACGAGGCCAACCGCAAGGCGATCGGCGGCGACCCCGACCTGATCACGCCGGGCCAGCGGCTCGCGCTCCAGGCCTCGCAGAAGAAGGCCGGGAAGCCACAGGCCGCGCCCGAGCCGCGTACGGAGCCCAAGCAGCGGGCCGAGCCGAAGCAGCAGCCGAAGCAGCAGGCGAAGCCGAAGCCGCAGCAGAAGGCCGAGCCGAAGAAGGCGAAGCCCGCCCAGGCCGCGCAGGGCTTCTCCGCACCGGTGGCCGCGTCGCCGAGCACCCCCTACCGCGCCGCGGGCGGATCCTGGTCGAAGGGCTACCACACGGGCGTCGACTTCCCCGTGGCCACCGGCACTTCGGTGAAGGCGGTCGCCGCGGGCACGGTCGTGTCGGCGGGCTGGGGCGGTTCGTACGGCTACGAAGTGGTGATCCGGCACGCCGACGGCAAGTACTCCCAGTACGGCCACCTCTCGGCGCTCACCGTGAAGACCGGGCAGAAGGTGGGCGCGGGGCAGCGCATCGCGCGCTCGGGGTCCACGGGCAACAGCACGGGCCCGCATCTGCACTTCGAGGTGCGGACGGGGCCCGGGTTCGGCTCCGACGTCGACCCGCTCGCGTATCTGCGGGCCGGCGGCGTCCGGATCTGA
- the glgA gene encoding glycogen synthase, producing the protein MRVGLLTREYPPDVYGGAGVHVEFLARELAALVDVDVHCWGNAAAAEGIARHQAWDALDGANDALRTFSVDLSMAAALTGCDLVHSHTWYANLAGHFGKLLHGIPHVMTSHSLEPLRPWKAEQLGGGYALSGWAERTAVEAADAVIAVSRGMRADILSCYPAIDPAKVHVVHNGIDTALYRPDPGTDVLEHLGIDPERPYVLFVGRITRQKGVPHLLRAAKELDPATQLVLCAGAPDTPQIDAEFRTLFEELSRARGGVHWIPEMLPRPQIVQLLTHARVFVCPSVYEPLGIVNLEAMACGTPVVASDVGGIPEVVDHGSTGLLVPYEEKEPAAFEARLAQALNELAADPRAATRMGAAGRDRAVREFGWDAVARRTTGVYEELLESK; encoded by the coding sequence GTGCGAGTGGGACTGCTCACCCGGGAGTATCCGCCGGATGTCTACGGCGGAGCTGGAGTCCATGTCGAGTTCCTCGCACGGGAGTTGGCGGCCCTCGTCGATGTCGACGTGCACTGCTGGGGGAACGCCGCCGCCGCCGAAGGAATCGCGCGCCACCAGGCCTGGGACGCCCTGGACGGCGCCAACGACGCCCTGCGCACCTTCTCCGTGGACCTGTCCATGGCGGCCGCTCTCACCGGCTGCGACCTCGTCCACTCCCACACCTGGTACGCCAACCTCGCGGGCCACTTCGGCAAGCTCCTGCACGGCATCCCGCACGTCATGACCTCGCACTCCCTGGAGCCCCTGCGCCCCTGGAAGGCCGAGCAGCTCGGCGGCGGGTACGCCCTCTCCGGCTGGGCCGAGCGCACCGCCGTCGAGGCCGCGGACGCCGTGATCGCCGTCTCGCGCGGCATGCGGGCGGACATCCTCAGCTGCTACCCCGCCATCGACCCGGCGAAGGTGCACGTCGTCCACAACGGCATCGACACGGCCCTGTACCGCCCGGACCCCGGCACGGACGTCCTCGAACACCTGGGGATCGACCCCGAGCGGCCCTATGTCCTGTTCGTCGGACGCATCACCCGGCAGAAGGGAGTGCCCCATCTGCTGCGCGCCGCCAAGGAGTTGGATCCGGCCACCCAGCTCGTACTCTGCGCCGGAGCCCCCGACACCCCGCAGATCGACGCCGAGTTCCGCACCCTCTTCGAGGAGCTGAGCCGGGCCCGCGGGGGAGTCCACTGGATCCCGGAGATGCTCCCGCGCCCCCAGATCGTCCAACTCCTCACGCACGCCAGGGTGTTCGTCTGCCCCTCGGTGTACGAGCCGCTCGGCATCGTCAACCTGGAGGCGATGGCGTGCGGTACCCCTGTCGTGGCGTCGGACGTCGGGGGCATCCCCGAGGTCGTCGACCATGGAAGCACGGGGCTCCTCGTCCCGTACGAGGAGAAGGAGCCGGCGGCCTTCGAGGCACGGCTCGCGCAGGCCCTGAACGAACTGGCCGCCGATCCGCGCGCCGCGACCCGCATGGGCGCGGCCGGACGCGACCGGGCCGTCAGGGAGTTCGGCTGGGACGCGGTCGCGCGACGCACGACCGGCGTGTACGAGGAGTTACTCGAGTCCAAGTGA
- a CDS encoding DMT family transporter: MSALTLAVVLSLISAVAYAGGAILQERVAVSTPERRYAPLRRGIWWVAIGLNGLGALLHVVALAYGPLSLVQPLGALTIVFALPMAALFVRRKAGATAWRGAIMATVGLAGLLSLTQSADAQSLDDAERVMVALVTAGAVVALMVVAHAVHRHPVVRSVLLASAAGVAFGIASVFTKTVAVDWEANEPLMHQAPSLAVIAVLATAGVLISQASYRGAGLAAPLSTVTVVNPVVAAAVGLTLFGESFRYGSAGTAVALGFGVVAAGGLILLTTERIGAAQGVPTPTVTVAKGGPVAADAVAPEAWPEELPAVPSQPQPQPATGPHRRVLFRHGHGRERIGS; this comes from the coding sequence ATGAGTGCCCTCACACTGGCCGTGGTGCTCTCGCTCATATCCGCCGTGGCGTATGCGGGCGGGGCCATTTTGCAGGAGCGCGTCGCCGTCAGCACGCCGGAGCGACGGTACGCCCCGCTGCGCCGCGGCATCTGGTGGGTCGCCATCGGGCTCAACGGCCTGGGTGCGCTGCTTCATGTGGTGGCGCTCGCGTACGGCCCGCTGAGCCTCGTGCAGCCCCTCGGTGCACTCACCATCGTCTTCGCCCTGCCGATGGCCGCTCTCTTCGTGCGCCGCAAGGCAGGCGCCACCGCGTGGCGCGGCGCGATCATGGCGACCGTGGGCCTTGCCGGGCTGCTCTCGCTGACGCAGTCGGCCGACGCGCAGTCCCTGGACGACGCCGAGCGGGTCATGGTGGCACTGGTGACCGCGGGCGCCGTGGTGGCGCTCATGGTCGTGGCGCACGCGGTGCACCGGCATCCTGTGGTGCGCAGCGTGTTGCTCGCCAGTGCGGCGGGCGTCGCCTTCGGCATTGCCTCGGTGTTCACCAAGACGGTGGCGGTGGACTGGGAGGCGAACGAGCCCCTGATGCACCAGGCGCCCAGCCTCGCCGTGATCGCGGTCCTGGCGACGGCAGGTGTGCTGATCTCGCAGGCCTCGTACCGCGGCGCGGGCCTCGCGGCGCCGCTGTCGACGGTGACGGTCGTGAATCCGGTCGTGGCGGCCGCGGTGGGCCTCACGCTCTTCGGCGAATCGTTCCGCTACGGCTCGGCGGGCACAGCCGTGGCCCTGGGCTTCGGCGTCGTCGCGGCGGGCGGTCTGATCCTGCTGACCACGGAGCGGATCGGCGCCGCACAGGGCGTTCCGACACCGACGGTGACCGTGGCCAAGGGCGGCCCCGTGGCGGCGGACGCCGTGGCCCCCGAGGCGTGGCCGGAGGAGCTGCCCGCGGTGCCCTCCCAGCCCCAGCCACAGCCCGCGACGGGACCGCACCGGCGGGTGCTGTTCCGCCACGGCCACGGCCGCGAGCGCATCGGTTCCTGA